Proteins from a single region of Synechococcus sp. WH 8109:
- a CDS encoding LON peptidase substrate-binding domain-containing protein, translating to MSDFSVRELPLFPLPDVVLFPQQLLPLHIFESRYRMLLQTVLETDKRFGIVRINPENGEMAEIGCCAEVLQHQTTEDGRSYIVSLGQQRFRLLNITRETPYRTGMVSWLEDEPVADTDQLNSLRDKVSEALNDVVQLTSKLQNREVELPDDLPDLPRELSFWISAHLDQAASEQQCLLELTDTHERLSQQFEMLDHTRRQLAARTVLMDLK from the coding sequence GTGTCCGATTTTTCTGTGAGGGAGCTTCCTCTGTTCCCCCTGCCGGACGTCGTGTTGTTCCCGCAGCAGCTCCTGCCCCTGCACATTTTTGAATCGCGTTATCGGATGCTTCTCCAGACGGTTCTGGAGACCGACAAACGATTCGGCATAGTTCGCATCAACCCCGAGAACGGCGAAATGGCCGAAATCGGTTGCTGCGCTGAGGTGCTTCAGCATCAAACAACGGAAGATGGTCGCAGCTACATCGTTTCGTTGGGCCAACAGCGGTTCCGGCTGCTCAACATCACGCGAGAAACGCCCTACCGAACAGGGATGGTGAGCTGGCTGGAGGATGAGCCCGTGGCCGACACCGACCAGCTCAACAGCCTGCGGGACAAGGTCAGCGAAGCCTTGAATGACGTCGTTCAGCTGACCAGCAAACTGCAGAACCGAGAGGTGGAACTGCCTGACGATCTGCCTGATCTACCGCGGGAACTGTCCTTCTGGATCAGCGCCCATCTGGATCAGGCCGCTTCGGAGCAACAGTGTCTTCTGGAACTAACCGACACCCACGAACGGTTGAGTCAGCAATTTGAAATGTTGGACCACACCCGACGCCAACTGGCGGCCCGCACTGTGTTAATGGATCTGAAGTGA
- the tuf gene encoding elongation factor Tu translates to MAREKFERNKPHVNIGTIGHVDHGKTTLTAAITNVLAKKGQAEVQNYADIDGAPEERERGITINTAHVEYETETRHYAHVDCPGHADYVKNMITGAAQMDGAILVCAATDGPMAQTKEHILLAKQVGVPALVVALNKCDMVDDEEIIELVEMEIRELLSSYDFPGDDIPVVQVSGLKAIEGEAEWEAKIEELMAAVDSSIPEPEREVDKPFLMAVEDVFSITGRGTVATGRIERGIVKVGEEIEIVGIKDTRKTTVTGVEMFRKLLDEGMAGDNVGLLLRGIQKEDIERGMVLVKPGSITPHTKFEGQVYVLKKEEGGRHTPFFAGYRPQFYIRTTDVTGQITAFTAEDGSNVEMVMPGDNIQMTGELICPVAIEQGMRFAIREGGRTIGAGVVSKIIE, encoded by the coding sequence ATGGCACGCGAGAAGTTCGAAAGGAACAAGCCCCACGTCAACATCGGCACCATCGGCCACGTTGACCACGGCAAGACCACCCTCACCGCAGCGATCACCAACGTGCTCGCCAAGAAGGGGCAGGCTGAAGTTCAGAACTACGCCGACATCGACGGCGCCCCTGAAGAGCGTGAGCGCGGCATCACCATCAACACCGCTCACGTTGAATACGAGACTGAGACTCGTCACTACGCCCACGTGGACTGCCCTGGCCACGCGGACTATGTGAAGAACATGATTACCGGTGCCGCCCAGATGGACGGCGCCATCCTGGTGTGTGCCGCCACCGACGGCCCGATGGCCCAGACCAAGGAGCACATCCTGCTGGCCAAGCAGGTGGGCGTTCCCGCTCTGGTGGTTGCACTGAACAAGTGCGACATGGTCGATGACGAAGAGATCATCGAACTGGTGGAGATGGAGATCCGCGAACTGCTCTCCAGCTACGACTTCCCCGGCGACGACATCCCCGTGGTTCAGGTCTCCGGCCTGAAGGCCATCGAAGGCGAGGCTGAGTGGGAAGCCAAGATCGAAGAACTGATGGCCGCTGTGGACTCCAGCATTCCTGAGCCTGAGCGGGAAGTGGACAAGCCCTTCCTGATGGCTGTGGAAGACGTCTTCTCCATCACCGGTCGCGGCACCGTGGCCACCGGCCGTATCGAGCGCGGCATCGTCAAGGTCGGCGAAGAGATCGAAATCGTCGGCATCAAGGACACCCGCAAGACCACTGTCACCGGTGTGGAAATGTTCCGCAAGCTGCTCGATGAGGGCATGGCTGGCGACAACGTTGGTCTGCTGCTGCGCGGCATCCAGAAGGAAGACATCGAGCGCGGCATGGTGCTCGTGAAGCCCGGTTCCATCACCCCTCACACCAAGTTCGAGGGTCAGGTGTACGTGCTCAAGAAGGAAGAAGGCGGCCGCCACACTCCCTTCTTCGCTGGCTACCGCCCGCAGTTCTACATCCGTACAACGGACGTGACCGGCCAAATCACTGCCTTCACCGCGGAAGACGGTTCCAACGTGGAAATGGTGATGCCTGGTGACAACATCCAGATGACCGGTGAGCTGATCTGCCCCGTCGCCATCGAGCAAGGCATGCGCTTCGCTATCCGCGAAGGCGGCCGCACCATCGGTGCTGGCGTGGTCTCCAAGATCATCGAGTGA
- a CDS encoding Rne/Rng family ribonuclease encodes MPQQIVIAEQLRIAAVLTDERVDELIVAQGRYQIGDVYLGTVENVLPGIDAAFVNIGESEKNGFIHVTDLGPLRLKKGSAGITELLEPRQKVLVQVMKEPTGTKGPRLTGNLALPGRYLVLQPHGQGVNISRRISSDAERNRLRALGVLIKPPGAGLLIRTEADGISEELLIEDLESLLRQWEAIQQAAETAAPPVLLNRDEDFIHRILRDHMGPDLARVVVDDAAAVGRVSSFLGAEAGNVLVEAHSESSELLEHYKVNAAIRDALKPRVDLPSGGYVIIEPTEALTVIDVNSGSFTRSANARETVLWTNCEAAIEIARQLKLRNIGGVIIIDFIDMDSRRDQLQLLEHFTTAVRDDSARPQIAQLSELGLVELTRKRQGQNIYELFGRACPSCGGLGHVAVLPGKDLLQPLAMATGLVRSAASARAEVVAPGENGGNGRRRRGGRGRGSQDVVLPVETSDTTAPEVSTQEAQEPATARRQDPELVAVPMTDEQQQLFGWLGLNPALLLEEPPASDNVVVRVVRPGEDEQEVLEAARQQLVASSGRRRRRGGRGGRSGSRNGASQPTATPAAETSVVVTSSAPDESAPLMVEITPLEAVTNLTITEPEPAPISEPAEPEPVAVVETAEPDEPRRRRRRSSAVATV; translated from the coding sequence ATGCCCCAGCAAATTGTCATCGCGGAGCAGCTGCGCATCGCAGCAGTGCTGACCGATGAACGTGTTGATGAACTCATCGTCGCGCAGGGTCGCTATCAGATCGGAGATGTCTATTTAGGAACGGTAGAAAATGTTCTGCCAGGCATTGATGCCGCCTTCGTCAATATTGGTGAGAGTGAGAAAAACGGGTTCATTCATGTCACCGATCTTGGGCCGCTGCGTCTGAAGAAAGGTTCGGCTGGGATCACTGAACTTCTGGAGCCTCGTCAAAAGGTTTTGGTTCAGGTGATGAAAGAACCGACCGGCACCAAAGGCCCACGGTTGACGGGAAATTTGGCTCTGCCAGGTCGCTACCTGGTGCTTCAGCCCCATGGCCAGGGGGTCAACATCTCCCGGCGCATCAGTTCTGATGCAGAACGGAACCGACTGCGTGCGCTTGGTGTTCTGATCAAGCCGCCTGGAGCTGGCCTGCTGATCCGTACGGAAGCCGACGGCATCAGTGAAGAGCTGTTGATTGAGGATCTGGAATCCTTGCTGCGCCAGTGGGAGGCGATTCAGCAAGCTGCTGAAACGGCTGCACCGCCGGTGCTGCTCAACCGCGACGAAGACTTCATCCATCGGATTCTGCGGGACCACATGGGCCCGGATCTGGCACGGGTTGTGGTGGACGATGCCGCCGCTGTGGGCCGTGTGAGCAGTTTCCTTGGTGCCGAAGCCGGCAATGTGCTGGTGGAAGCGCACAGTGAATCCAGCGAGTTGCTGGAGCACTACAAGGTCAATGCTGCCATCCGCGATGCGCTGAAGCCGAGGGTTGATCTGCCGTCCGGTGGTTACGTGATCATCGAGCCCACTGAAGCGCTCACGGTGATCGATGTGAACTCGGGCTCGTTCACACGATCGGCCAATGCGCGCGAAACCGTTCTGTGGACCAACTGTGAGGCGGCGATCGAAATCGCTCGACAGCTCAAGCTTCGCAACATCGGTGGGGTGATCATCATCGACTTCATCGATATGGATTCCCGTCGTGACCAGCTCCAGCTGCTGGAGCATTTCACGACAGCCGTCCGTGACGACTCAGCCCGCCCGCAGATCGCACAGCTCAGCGAACTGGGCCTGGTGGAACTCACCCGCAAGCGTCAAGGGCAGAACATCTATGAATTGTTCGGTCGGGCTTGTCCCAGCTGTGGTGGTCTGGGCCATGTGGCCGTTCTCCCCGGCAAAGACCTGCTTCAACCTCTGGCCATGGCCACGGGATTGGTTCGCTCGGCGGCCTCTGCCCGCGCCGAAGTTGTTGCACCTGGAGAGAACGGTGGCAATGGCCGGCGGCGGCGCGGTGGTCGAGGGCGCGGCAGTCAGGATGTCGTCCTTCCTGTCGAGACGTCCGATACCACTGCCCCTGAGGTCTCGACCCAAGAGGCTCAGGAGCCCGCGACCGCCCGTCGTCAGGACCCTGAATTGGTTGCCGTCCCGATGACCGACGAGCAACAGCAGCTGTTTGGTTGGCTGGGATTGAACCCTGCCCTGTTGCTGGAGGAGCCCCCTGCATCCGACAACGTTGTGGTCCGGGTCGTGCGTCCTGGCGAGGACGAGCAGGAGGTGCTGGAGGCGGCGCGTCAGCAATTGGTGGCCAGTTCCGGACGACGCCGTCGCCGTGGCGGACGGGGTGGTCGTTCAGGATCACGCAATGGGGCGAGTCAGCCCACTGCGACTCCTGCCGCTGAGACGTCTGTTGTCGTCACCTCCTCCGCCCCGGATGAGTCGGCTCCCCTGATGGTGGAGATCACCCCATTGGAGGCGGTGACCAACCTGACGATCACCGAACCAGAACCGGCCCCCATCAGCGAACCGGCTGAGCCCGAGCCTGTGGCCGTGGTGGAAACAGCTGAGCCTGATGAGCCTCGCCGTCGCCGTCGCCGCTCCTCGGCTGTCGCCACGGTCTGA
- a CDS encoding ribonuclease HII — translation MTAQDSLPLGRDVAGVDEVGRGCLFGPVFAAAVVLEGSAAEDLLKAGLTDSKKLSAKRRAALVPVIRSLCVASGLGQASAREIDACGIRVATECAMLRALQRLPQRPGLVLVDGNLPLRLWHGPQRTVIAGDSRSAAIAAASVLAKEARDALIRRLSARFPGYGLERHAGYGTAQHRQSLMASGPTPLHRHTFLRRLLG, via the coding sequence ATGACCGCGCAGGATTCCCTCCCCCTCGGGAGGGATGTGGCTGGTGTGGATGAAGTCGGTCGCGGTTGTTTGTTCGGTCCTGTGTTTGCGGCCGCTGTGGTGCTCGAAGGCTCAGCAGCCGAAGACCTGTTGAAGGCAGGGCTGACCGATAGCAAAAAACTGTCAGCCAAGCGTCGGGCTGCTCTGGTTCCGGTGATTCGGTCGCTGTGTGTGGCATCCGGTTTGGGCCAGGCGTCAGCGCGCGAAATTGATGCCTGCGGCATCCGCGTTGCCACGGAATGCGCCATGTTGCGGGCGCTGCAGCGATTGCCGCAGCGCCCTGGGCTCGTGCTGGTGGATGGCAATCTTCCCCTTCGGCTGTGGCACGGCCCGCAGCGCACGGTGATCGCAGGGGACAGCCGATCAGCGGCCATTGCTGCGGCCAGTGTTCTGGCCAAGGAGGCCAGGGATGCTCTCATCCGGCGCTTGTCGGCTCGCTTTCCTGGTTACGGCCTCGAGCGCCATGCGGGCTACGGCACGGCGCAACATCGTCAGAGCTTGATGGCCTCAGGCCCCACGCCCCTGCATCGGCACACGTTCTTGAGGCGTCTGCTCGGTTGA
- a CDS encoding methyltransferase domain-containing protein has translation MLGSLLIVAGAVGATGVALWLRRDRRYESSESVASAYDAWTEDRLLEQLWGEHVHLGHYGTPPGSCDFREAKEAFVHELVRWSGLDQLPAGSRVLDVGCGIGGSARILARDYGLDVLGISISPAQVERATQLTPSGLSCRFQVMDALDLHLPDQRFDAVWSVEAGPHMPDKQRYADELLRVMRPGGLLAVADWNRRDPSDGGMTRTERWVMRQLLNQWAHPEFASIKGFRQNLDNSVHQRGEIFTGDWTQATLPSWIDSIVEGVRRPLAVLSLGPKAVLQGLRETPTLLLMHWAFATGLMQFGVFRIRKD, from the coding sequence ATGTTGGGATCTCTGTTAATTGTGGCCGGCGCCGTTGGAGCCACCGGAGTTGCGCTGTGGCTTCGCCGCGACCGGCGCTACGAATCGTCGGAGAGTGTCGCCTCCGCCTACGACGCCTGGACGGAAGACCGTTTGTTGGAGCAGCTCTGGGGAGAGCATGTCCATCTCGGTCATTACGGGACCCCGCCGGGCTCCTGCGACTTCCGCGAAGCCAAGGAAGCCTTCGTCCACGAGCTGGTGCGATGGAGCGGTCTGGACCAACTCCCCGCCGGCAGCCGGGTGCTGGATGTGGGTTGCGGCATCGGTGGCAGTGCCCGAATCCTGGCGCGGGATTACGGATTGGATGTTCTCGGCATCAGCATCAGTCCTGCCCAGGTGGAACGAGCCACACAACTCACCCCATCAGGCCTGAGCTGCCGCTTCCAGGTGATGGACGCCTTGGATCTTCACCTGCCCGATCAGAGGTTTGATGCGGTCTGGAGTGTGGAGGCTGGCCCCCACATGCCGGACAAGCAGCGTTACGCCGATGAACTGCTGCGGGTGATGCGCCCTGGTGGTCTGCTTGCTGTGGCCGACTGGAACCGCCGAGACCCATCTGACGGCGGCATGACGCGAACCGAACGCTGGGTGATGCGTCAGCTGCTCAACCAATGGGCCCACCCTGAATTCGCCAGCATCAAGGGGTTCCGCCAGAACCTCGACAACAGCGTTCACCAGCGTGGCGAGATCTTCACCGGTGACTGGACCCAGGCCACGCTTCCCTCATGGATTGACTCCATCGTCGAGGGCGTCCGCCGTCCTTTGGCGGTGCTCAGCCTGGGACCGAAAGCGGTCCTGCAAGGCCTGAGAGAAACGCCGACGTTGCTGCTGATGCACTGGGCCTTCGCCACCGGTCTGATGCAATTCGGCGTCTTCCGGATCAGAAAAGACTGA
- the pheA gene encoding prephenate dehydratase, protein MPTRLAFLGPVGTYGEQAARVLIEQAALEDVQLVPCVGLRSVVEQLAGGQCDAAVVPIENSVEGGVTATLDALWSHPELCIRRALVLPIQHALLGSGPLSRVTEVLSHPQALAQCSGWLAQHLPDALQLPTSSTAEAARMVAGSPFRAAIASQTAAREHGLDQLAFPVNDVAGNRTRFLLLRRGQRSEHGDVASLAFSLHRNAPGALLEALVCLAERGLNMSRIESRPSKRELGEYVFFVDVDLPPAPSTALADLIAHLQPLCEHLAHFGAYPSRDLSGC, encoded by the coding sequence ATGCCTACACGTCTCGCATTCCTTGGCCCAGTGGGGACCTATGGCGAGCAGGCCGCCCGGGTGCTGATCGAACAGGCTGCTCTCGAGGATGTCCAGCTCGTTCCCTGCGTTGGGCTCCGATCGGTTGTGGAACAGCTGGCCGGAGGACAGTGTGATGCAGCCGTTGTCCCGATTGAGAACTCGGTTGAGGGGGGGGTGACAGCAACCCTCGATGCGCTCTGGTCCCATCCCGAGCTTTGTATACGCAGGGCTTTGGTGCTGCCGATTCAGCACGCTCTGCTGGGGAGTGGGCCGCTCAGCAGAGTCACCGAAGTGCTCTCCCACCCGCAGGCCCTTGCCCAGTGCAGTGGCTGGTTGGCCCAGCATCTACCCGATGCCTTGCAACTGCCTACCTCATCCACGGCTGAAGCAGCTCGCATGGTGGCGGGCAGTCCCTTTCGTGCTGCGATCGCCTCCCAGACCGCTGCCCGGGAACACGGGTTGGATCAGCTGGCGTTCCCGGTGAACGATGTTGCGGGCAATCGCACCCGTTTTCTGCTGTTGCGTCGTGGTCAGCGCAGTGAGCATGGCGATGTGGCCAGTCTGGCGTTCTCGCTGCATCGCAATGCGCCGGGGGCCTTGCTGGAAGCTCTGGTTTGTTTGGCTGAGAGGGGCCTGAACATGAGTCGGATTGAATCGCGACCGTCCAAACGGGAGCTGGGGGAATACGTCTTTTTTGTGGATGTGGATCTTCCGCCGGCTCCGTCAACGGCTCTGGCGGATCTGATCGCCCATTTGCAGCCTCTATGTGAACATCTCGCCCATTTCGGTGCCTACCCCAGTAGGGATTTGAGCGGCTGTTGA
- the rpsJ gene encoding 30S ribosomal protein S10: MSTAIAQQKIRIRLKAFDRRMLDLSCEKIIETADNTAATAIGPIPLPTKRKIYCVLRSPHVDKDSREHFETRTHRRIIDIYSPSAKTIDALVKLDLPSGVDIEVKL; this comes from the coding sequence ATGTCCACTGCCATCGCTCAGCAGAAGATCCGCATCCGCCTGAAGGCGTTCGATCGCCGCATGCTCGATCTCTCTTGCGAGAAAATCATTGAAACGGCCGATAACACTGCTGCAACTGCGATCGGTCCGATCCCCCTGCCCACCAAACGCAAGATCTACTGCGTTCTGCGCTCTCCCCACGTGGACAAAGACTCCCGCGAGCACTTCGAGACCCGCACCCACCGTCGGATCATCGACATCTACAGCCCGTCAGCCAAAACCATCGACGCGCTGGTGAAGCTTGATCTCCCCAGTGGTGTGGACATCGAAGTGAAGCTCTGA
- a CDS encoding DUF1997 domain-containing protein, with product MPRQVKSMPLAFEASQKLDLPVRTGAERLPSYLLEEERVLGALLDAKQLTHLQPGRYRYVVTSLQVFQLHVKPVVSLQIHMEGDTLVMQALDCELEGLGIVDDFALNLEARLTSTPDGLQGHAHLSVSVSQPSLLKLIPKRVLESTGESILSGILIGIKARVGQQLIDDYRSWCLETDGQGSTEQTPQERVPMQGRGA from the coding sequence ATGCCGCGTCAGGTGAAGTCCATGCCCCTGGCCTTCGAAGCCAGTCAAAAGCTTGATCTGCCTGTCAGAACCGGAGCAGAGCGGCTGCCCTCCTACCTGCTGGAGGAGGAGCGCGTCCTCGGAGCCCTGCTGGACGCCAAACAGCTCACCCACTTGCAGCCAGGGCGTTACAGGTATGTGGTGACCAGCCTGCAGGTCTTCCAGCTCCACGTGAAACCCGTGGTGTCCCTCCAGATCCACATGGAAGGCGACACACTGGTGATGCAGGCCCTCGACTGCGAACTGGAGGGTCTAGGGATCGTTGATGACTTCGCCCTGAACCTGGAAGCACGGCTGACGTCCACACCCGACGGACTTCAGGGACATGCCCATCTGTCGGTGAGCGTTAGCCAGCCATCGCTGCTCAAGCTGATCCCCAAACGGGTGTTGGAATCAACGGGCGAATCAATCTTGAGTGGCATCCTCATTGGCATCAAAGCCCGGGTTGGCCAGCAGCTGATCGACGACTACCGCAGCTGGTGCCTGGAAACCGACGGGCAAGGCTCAACCGAGCAGACGCCTCAAGAACGTGTGCCGATGCAGGGGCGTGGGGCCTGA
- a CDS encoding TIGR03960 family B12-binding radical SAM protein yields MTSGVRTSDVVVSSLDNPVDFHALVDSGINKPARYMGHELGVEARDWQTASVRWALTYPEIYEVGSSNLGHIILYSILNAVPGQLCDRAYLPAADLAGRLRERSQALFAVESRRPLPAFDILGFSLSYELGATNILEMLDLAQVPIRATDRGDLPLSDPAAPPLIFAGGPTATSNPEPYAPFFDFIALGDGEELLPEIGLVVAQAKADGLTRSQLLQDLAQVPGVYVPALYGTGADGVTLEPLHPDLPARVLRRVATPMPHYAMGLVPHVETVHDRLTVEIRRGCTRGCRFCQPGMLTRPARDVEPEAVIEAVETGMKQTGYSDFSLLSLSCSDYLALPAVGVELRNRLADQNVTLQLPSQRVDRFDEDIAHILGGTRKAGLTFAPEAGTQRLRDIVNKGLNDDDLLHGIRTAMQNGYRKVKLYFMIGLPGETDADVLGIAETCVMLQQRCRDLGRLNLNITISNFTPKPHTPFQWHSVSTAEFERRQALLKEAFRHLRGVKVNFTDVRLSAMEDFVGRSDRRLAPVIEAAWRAGAGMDAWFESLDRTYAAWTGAIADAGLEGRYREMEVGGWSAVAALDREDLEAFCAQPLPWDHIDTGIDKAWLADDLQRALAAAVVPDCSFDGCSSCGVCGPDLGHNVVVPAPEVPTQMPTQAPPSERVCRIRVQFAKTGSMALLSHLDLMRMLERALRRSALPISFTGGFHPLPRIQIALALPLGAEAQSEWMDLEFTEALDPNHFCKTLQSLLPEGIQLLAAAEVPVSGKSLSQELTGAIWCFDLVPQEQAPMPLDWNAAVDQLLQATTLVWHDTDKKGRPRERDCRPALKALQVTDQNANGSIRLRLEAAVDEMGRSLRPAQIQHWLAESVGQPLQVQRLAREALLLSAQC; encoded by the coding sequence ATGACCTCAGGAGTCAGGACATCCGACGTGGTCGTCTCATCCCTGGATAACCCGGTTGATTTTCATGCCCTGGTGGACAGCGGCATCAACAAACCGGCCCGCTACATGGGGCACGAGTTAGGGGTTGAAGCACGGGACTGGCAGACAGCGTCGGTTCGCTGGGCGCTCACTTACCCCGAGATCTATGAGGTTGGCTCCAGCAACCTGGGCCACATCATTCTTTATTCGATCCTCAATGCCGTCCCCGGGCAGTTGTGTGATCGCGCCTATCTTCCGGCGGCTGATCTGGCAGGCCGCTTGCGGGAACGCTCCCAGGCGTTGTTTGCCGTGGAAAGCCGTCGGCCCTTGCCGGCCTTCGACATCCTGGGTTTTAGCCTCAGTTACGAACTGGGTGCCACCAACATCCTTGAGATGCTGGACCTCGCGCAGGTGCCCATCCGCGCTACTGATCGGGGCGACTTGCCCCTTAGTGATCCTGCAGCACCTCCTCTGATTTTCGCTGGTGGGCCCACCGCCACAAGCAATCCAGAGCCCTATGCCCCGTTCTTCGACTTCATCGCTCTGGGTGACGGTGAGGAGTTGTTGCCCGAAATCGGTCTGGTGGTGGCGCAAGCCAAAGCGGATGGATTGACGCGATCGCAATTGCTGCAGGATCTAGCCCAGGTTCCCGGCGTTTACGTGCCTGCGCTCTATGGAACCGGTGCCGATGGGGTCACCCTGGAGCCGCTTCACCCTGATCTTCCAGCGCGGGTTCTTCGCCGTGTGGCGACGCCAATGCCCCACTACGCCATGGGTCTTGTGCCCCATGTGGAAACGGTGCATGACCGTCTCACGGTCGAGATTCGCCGCGGTTGCACCCGGGGTTGTCGCTTCTGCCAGCCGGGAATGTTGACCCGTCCGGCTCGGGATGTGGAACCCGAGGCCGTGATCGAGGCGGTGGAGACCGGCATGAAACAAACCGGCTACAGCGATTTCTCGCTGCTCTCCTTGAGCTGCAGCGACTATCTGGCGCTGCCGGCGGTGGGAGTTGAGTTGCGCAACCGCCTTGCCGATCAGAACGTCACGCTTCAGCTGCCCAGTCAGCGGGTGGATCGCTTCGATGAAGACATTGCCCACATCCTTGGCGGCACGCGGAAAGCGGGTCTCACCTTCGCCCCGGAGGCTGGAACGCAGCGCCTCCGCGACATCGTCAACAAGGGCCTCAACGATGACGACTTGCTGCATGGCATCCGCACGGCCATGCAGAACGGCTACCGCAAGGTGAAGCTGTACTTCATGATCGGCCTCCCTGGTGAGACGGACGCCGATGTTCTCGGCATTGCCGAGACCTGCGTGATGCTCCAGCAGCGCTGCCGTGACCTTGGTCGGCTCAACCTGAACATCACGATCAGCAATTTCACCCCCAAGCCCCACACCCCTTTTCAGTGGCACAGCGTCTCAACGGCCGAGTTTGAGCGCCGCCAGGCTCTGCTCAAGGAGGCCTTCAGGCATTTGCGCGGCGTGAAGGTGAATTTCACCGATGTGCGGCTGTCGGCTATGGAGGATTTTGTGGGCCGCAGCGATCGGCGCCTTGCCCCGGTGATCGAGGCCGCCTGGCGGGCCGGTGCCGGCATGGATGCCTGGTTCGAGTCGCTGGATCGCACCTACGCCGCCTGGACCGGAGCCATCGCGGATGCCGGCCTGGAGGGGCGTTACCGGGAGATGGAGGTGGGGGGCTGGAGTGCTGTGGCTGCGCTGGATCGGGAGGATCTGGAAGCGTTCTGTGCTCAGCCGCTCCCCTGGGATCACATCGACACCGGCATCGACAAAGCCTGGCTGGCTGACGATCTGCAACGGGCTCTGGCAGCGGCGGTTGTGCCCGACTGCTCCTTTGATGGCTGCAGCAGTTGTGGGGTCTGTGGTCCGGATCTAGGACACAACGTGGTTGTTCCCGCTCCCGAGGTACCAACCCAGATGCCAACCCAGGCGCCGCCCAGTGAACGGGTGTGCCGGATCCGGGTGCAATTCGCCAAAACGGGATCGATGGCGCTGCTCAGCCATCTTGATCTGATGCGCATGCTCGAGCGGGCCCTGCGTCGCAGTGCGCTTCCGATCAGCTTCACCGGTGGGTTTCATCCACTGCCGCGGATTCAGATCGCTTTGGCACTCCCCCTCGGCGCTGAGGCCCAGAGCGAGTGGATGGATCTTGAATTCACCGAGGCCCTGGATCCCAACCACTTCTGCAAGACGCTGCAGTCGTTGCTGCCGGAGGGCATTCAGCTGCTGGCGGCAGCCGAGGTTCCCGTCAGTGGCAAAAGCCTCTCGCAAGAACTGACGGGGGCCATTTGGTGTTTTGATCTCGTGCCGCAGGAGCAGGCCCCGATGCCATTGGATTGGAATGCAGCGGTGGATCAGCTCCTGCAGGCCACAACCTTGGTGTGGCACGACACCGATAAGAAGGGCCGCCCCCGGGAGCGGGATTGCCGCCCCGCGTTGAAGGCGCTGCAGGTGACGGATCAGAACGCCAACGGATCCATTCGGCTTCGTTTGGAAGCGGCGGTGGATGAGATGGGCCGAAGCTTGCGGCCTGCTCAGATTCAGCACTGGCTTGCCGAGTCCGTTGGTCAGCCCTTGCAGGTGCAACGCTTGGCGCGAGAGGCCCTGCTCCTAAGTGCGCAGTGCTAA